The Oxalobacteraceae bacterium OTU3CINTB1 genome includes a window with the following:
- a CDS encoding D-tagatose-bisphosphate aldolase, class II, non-catalytic subunit produces MQYLLNLVRRHKAGEAAGIYSVCSAHPLVIEAAMEVAAAAGEPVLIEATSNQVNQDGGYTGMTPASFRDFVHGIADKVGLARDSVLLGGDHLGPNAWQDQPADDAMAKAELLIEQYVLAGFRKIHLDCSMSCAGDPVPLPDAIVARRAARLCAVAETAWQQAGGEAPVYIVGTEVPVPGGAHEDLDELAVTTPQAAAATSAVHRAAFAEAGLQTAWPRVIGLVVQPGVEFDHHKVIDYRPEKARELSRFIEGESTLVYEAHSTDYQIRDSLAALVRDHFAILKVGPGLTFALRETLWALADIEEEMLDGRPGSNFKNVVLETMRAEPGYWLKYYGDPVRVRFDQQYSLSDRIRYYWPHPAIQQAQTALIDYLERNAPPLTLLSQYLPAQYEAVREGRLRNRPADLLKEGVAKVLRQYMDACTAGAATKELETC; encoded by the coding sequence ATGCAATATCTTCTCAATCTGGTGCGGCGCCACAAGGCCGGCGAAGCGGCCGGCATCTATTCGGTGTGCTCGGCCCATCCGCTGGTGATCGAAGCGGCCATGGAAGTGGCGGCCGCCGCCGGCGAGCCGGTGCTGATCGAAGCCACCTCCAACCAGGTCAACCAGGATGGCGGCTACACCGGCATGACGCCGGCCAGTTTCCGCGACTTCGTGCACGGCATCGCCGACAAGGTCGGACTGGCGCGCGACAGCGTGCTGCTCGGCGGCGACCACCTCGGACCGAACGCCTGGCAGGACCAGCCGGCCGACGACGCCATGGCGAAGGCCGAGCTGCTGATCGAACAATACGTACTGGCCGGCTTCCGCAAGATCCACCTCGACTGCTCGATGTCGTGCGCCGGCGATCCGGTACCCCTGCCAGACGCCATCGTCGCCCGCCGCGCGGCCCGCCTGTGCGCGGTCGCCGAAACAGCCTGGCAGCAGGCCGGCGGCGAGGCCCCGGTCTACATCGTCGGCACCGAAGTGCCGGTGCCCGGCGGCGCCCACGAAGACCTCGACGAACTGGCGGTCACCACGCCGCAGGCGGCCGCCGCCACCAGCGCCGTGCACCGCGCCGCCTTTGCCGAAGCCGGCTTGCAAACGGCTTGGCCGCGCGTGATCGGCCTGGTGGTGCAGCCCGGCGTCGAATTCGACCACCACAAGGTGATCGACTACCGCCCGGAAAAAGCACGCGAGTTGAGCCGCTTCATCGAGGGCGAATCCACCCTGGTTTACGAAGCCCATTCGACCGACTACCAGATCCGCGACAGCCTGGCGGCGCTGGTGCGCGACCACTTCGCCATCCTCAAGGTCGGCCCCGGCCTGACCTTCGCGCTGCGCGAGACGCTGTGGGCCCTGGCCGACATCGAAGAGGAAATGCTCGACGGCCGTCCCGGTTCCAACTTCAAGAACGTGGTGCTGGAGACCATGCGCGCCGAACCGGGCTACTGGCTCAAATACTACGGCGATCCGGTGCGCGTGCGCTTCGACCAGCAGTACAGCCTGAGCGACCGAATTCGCTACTACTGGCCGCACCCGGCGATCCAGCAAGCACAAACCGCATTGATCGATTACCTGGAACGCAACGCGCCGCCACTGACCTTGCTGAGCCAGTACCTGCCGGCCCAGTACGAGGCGGTGCGCGAAGGCCGCCTGCGCAACCGTCCGGCCGACTTGCTCAAGGAAGGCGTGGCCAAAGTGCTGCGCCAATATATGGACGCCTGCACGGCAGGCGCCGCAACAAAGGAGTTGGAAACATGTTAG
- a CDS encoding EamA family transporter: MTNSITMTSKAGARPTGWLGYALTTTLLWGVWGAFAGLPGQNGFPETLIYVVWALTMVPPALLVLARNGWRVRRDGRSVAFGLTIGLLGAGGQMILFYAVKAGPTYLIFPLISLSPVITIALSYLFLRERTGMLGVAGIILAVCALPLFDFTPGGAPRQYGLWFVLAIGVLLAWGLQAYFMKLANASMDAESIFFYMTASALLFIPVALAMTDFSQPINYGPGGPLLAAVTQILNAVGALTLVHAFRHGKALVVSPLVNAGAPLLTTVIAMTVAATLPSGYKLAGIALSLAAALCLALQPDDNPTA, translated from the coding sequence ATGACCAATTCTATAACGATGACCAGCAAAGCCGGCGCCCGCCCCACCGGCTGGCTCGGCTACGCGCTGACCACCACCTTGTTGTGGGGCGTGTGGGGCGCCTTCGCCGGCCTGCCCGGGCAGAACGGCTTTCCCGAAACGCTGATCTACGTGGTGTGGGCGCTGACGATGGTGCCGCCGGCCCTGCTGGTGCTGGCGCGCAATGGCTGGCGCGTGCGGCGCGACGGCCGCTCAGTTGCCTTCGGCCTGACCATCGGCCTGCTGGGCGCCGGCGGCCAGATGATCCTGTTTTACGCCGTCAAGGCCGGGCCGACCTATCTGATCTTCCCGCTGATCTCGCTGTCGCCGGTGATCACCATTGCGCTGTCCTACCTGTTCCTGCGCGAACGCACGGGCATGCTCGGCGTGGCCGGCATCATCCTGGCGGTGTGCGCGCTGCCGCTGTTCGACTTCACGCCCGGCGGCGCGCCTCGCCAATACGGCCTGTGGTTCGTGCTGGCCATCGGCGTGCTGCTGGCCTGGGGCTTGCAGGCCTACTTCATGAAACTGGCCAACGCCAGCATGGACGCCGAGAGCATCTTCTTCTACATGACCGCCAGCGCGCTGCTGTTCATCCCGGTGGCGCTGGCCATGACGGACTTCTCGCAGCCGATCAACTACGGCCCGGGCGGACCGCTGCTGGCCGCCGTCACGCAAATCCTCAACGCGGTCGGCGCCCTCACGCTGGTGCACGCCTTCCGGCACGGCAAGGCGCTGGTGGTCTCGCCGCTGGTCAATGCCGGCGCGCCGCTGCTGACCACCGTCATCGCCATGACCGTGGCGGCCACGCTGCCGAGCGGCTACAAGCTGGCCGGCATCGCGCTGTCGCTGGCCGCGGCGCTCTGCCTGGCGCTGCAACCGGACGACAACCCAACCGCCTGA